From the Hoplias malabaricus isolate fHopMal1 chromosome 13, fHopMal1.hap1, whole genome shotgun sequence genome, the window TGAATATCTCCACAACAGCAAAATTACAGAAGAAGGAGAAAATCACTTTGAATTTAAAGAGGAGTTAATGGGTCCAGGTCATGTTTCCCCATTTATATTTGCTCTTAACAAAAATTGTCAAAAAAGGAtacaaaattaacaaaaatggaCATACAATGTTTTGTCTCCTCAATGAAAATATACGTTTACACTCAATTTTACAAGTATGTGTTTTAACACGATCCAGATTTCTTTTATCAATAATTAATTGATAATAATATAGTCTTTCTCTGAAAAATAATATTAGatcagaacattttttttttttgatagtcGTGCTGTTGTCTGCACAGATTGATGAAAGTTGTGACAGTTTTTTGGGATAGGACACTGCTGGAATGTACTGTTCTGATTAATGAAGCGTCCCAAAGTATGATTTCTGGATACTGACCTTTGCGCATGAACTTTCCCTGGATAACATCCTCCGGGAAGAAGTCATAGTTGGCTTTGGGGTCtttcttcatgtttttaaaggtggatttCTCCACCACTCGTGAAACAGCTTCTGCATCCAGATCTCGGCCGAGAAAACGCGACATCTTCTCCACTGCTGTCTTCAGATCCTGAGGAAAGGTTATGGAGGGACACCAtcatgaaatatatttcattataaagggtgtcaacaaacatttggacattcAGCACACTGCCAGTCTTACCGTGACCATGTCTTCATACGTGAGAAACAGGATGTTGAAgtcgtctctgtgtgtgtaccagTCTCGAATGTGATCAAACCATGAAGAACCTCccactgcagacacacacatacacagcaggtatgatttgggtggcggATCATTCTTAGAGCTGCAGTGACTTTGATGTGGTGGTgtattattgtgtgttgtgttagtgcgagtggatcagacacagcagttgctgccatgcatccattcattatctgtaaccgcttatccaattcagggtcacgatgggtccagagccaacctggaatcattgggcgcaaggcgggaacacaccccggagggggcgccagtccctcacagggcaacacacacactcacacactcacacctacggtcactttttgagtcaccaatcaacctaccaacgtgtgtttttggactgtgggaggaaaccggagcacccggaggaaacccacacggacacagggagaacacaccaactcctcacagacagtcagccggagcgggaatcgaacccacaacatccaagagcgggaatcgaacccacaacctccaggtcactggggctgtgtgactgcaacactacctgctgcgccactgtgccgcccagcaGTTGCTGCTTGAGTCCTTACaaactgtccactctattatccactcctacctcattgctCCAGCTTTAAGTTAGCTAAagctaaagtcagagacagtagctcagctGTCGCTGCACAGCGTGTTTTGGTTGTCCtcaagtccttcatcagtggacacaggacgctgtcagctggatgttttttttttggtggaccattctcacaGTGACActcaggggtttaaaaactccagcagcaactgctgtgtctgatccacacaagCCAGcaccatcagtgtcactgtagtgcTGTAACTACAAAGAAACACTTAAACTCATCCTCACCATCTCCAGCAATGAACTTCTGCAGAAACTCCTCGAAGCTCCTGGGTGTTTCCAGCTTGGTCCACACTCGACAGAAATGGAAATAAGACACAGCCAAGTCTTTAGGATTCCGGGCCACGTACACAATCTGTTATTCAACAGCAGACAAGAACAGAGAAGTAATATAATTCACTTTGTACAGCAGTGAAAGGCCTGAGCAGACACTGAGACTGAGAGTGTACGTCCTTCCACTATGAGAACAGTCCAACACCATGGGTCTGAAAAGATGTGGGTGACATGGTCTGGAACTCAGAACTCAGGACTTAATATCACTAATGGTGTTTTGGGTTTAAATGGATGGTGAGTAGCAAAAACTGCAACTAACTTCTAAAGCAGTATTCACACCGACTTCGATGCTGTGTCACATTTTGTATGAGGTCCTGttctattttctgttttaatatCAGGCCGACCAATAAGATCGCTGCTGTCATGTTTGCAGACCAAACCAATGAGCAGGAAGACAGTGGATGAACGGCTCGTCTCGTTCTTAGCAGAACACAAAAGCTGAAAGAAGAAGCAACACATTGACTACTAAAGTGCGGCAGTTAAaggaaatataatttttttatgagGAGCAACAtgcagaagcagagcctcaaactcCCCCAGTGACCTGAAGAAACACAGCTGAGCTCcctgtgtttttctgtagaCTGGGGTGAATTCAGTGGAGGTGTGGAAAACATCCCTGAATATAagagtttataataataatgtgtttatgatCATGTTTAATTATAAAGAACTTCTAGAGTGGCTGCTTACCTTGGGCTTCTTTTCTCTGAGCCCCGGAGGCATGAGAACAGTATTGAGGTGTGAGGTAAAGAATCGAGGAGAAGCCCGAGTGGAATAATCCATGCTTCCCTGTGGATACTCCAGCCACGGCATCTTCTTCATATTATTGGGGAATTCAGTCTCATCTGTGCACTCGGAATCACAGATCGACATAATGATGTTCTGTGTCCATATGGTTcctgtttaaaaacacagtgggtgttatatttacagtgcactcatgtcactgtctgtgaggagtgtgatgtgttctccctgcgtctgtgtgggtttcctcccacagtccaaacagatGTTGGTAGgtcgagtgactgtgtgatatttTCACTAgtcactgagtgtgtgagtgactgggtcagtgtatCCTCCCTTTTACTCAGTGAATGTCCGTGACCCTGACCAAGATGAATCAGTTataaaagatgaatgaattaatgtatttatttatttatttatttttgctttaagtAGTATGTTAATGCAGCATCAGCACTAATCAGTTCTACTATTCTTTTCCAAGTGGTAATAATCTTTcttgttcatcatttcactcattatctgtaaccacttcatcctgattagggtcatggtgagtccagatcttacctggaatcattggacacaaggcagtaGCACaccagagtgagtgagagttgTACTCTCTTGGTGTAGTGTAGTATTCCTACTCAAGCTGGGTACTGAACCCTTGTCTGCCTTGAGGGAAACAGTAGTGTAATTCACTACACAAACAattaacactgaaaataaagatatctaataataataataataattatgaaaacatgTTACAATCACATTTTAAACTCAGCTCAGTTTATCAGCAGACAGCACCCCTCTCTTTAATTACTGCCCAACACCACCAGCTCTCACCTGACTTTGCGTAAGTCACCAGGAACACGTCACTGTCTCGTATCTCGAAGTTCTGGAGGGAGTCGATGTGCTCTACTGAGAGTATGTAAGTGGGGAATATAAAGCCTTTATATTTGCTAAGATACTCATTGagcttctccatttcagctGCTGCTGAGATCTGGACTCTCAGTATGTTCAGCAAGTGCAGCTCAGAAAAGCACTTGTGCAAACAGTCGCACAGCGGGGAAGCAGATAACATGGACTTTGGATTTTTAGGCTTAACCCACCTGTTACGTTGCATTCAAATTGTtgaacaattaaaacaaacccgttttaatgtttgaagaagtttgaaaagtaaaaaaacattaaaaaacactttcCAGGTTGTTTCTAGTGAAAGTCAGAAttgacagaggctcttgaaTAACTGCATTAGAATATTAAAGGATGCAAGGAAGAGCTTTAAATGAAGTATACTGAAGCATCTTTTGACAGAGAAGAAGATTGCAGAATtatgaaactttaaaaaatatatttttatgtaaaacgaATGATTTTTCCTAATTGAACCATTTACTCAGCTACTTGCTGAGTGGATGTTCCTCCATTAGACCGAGAAGGTATACCAAATTAGTAACACATGACCTTGTACGTGATGTCATCGAAGCTATATTTACCTGTGACTCACAGCAAACTGCCTCTTATCTCGTCTCGCTTCAGACCGATATCAGCTCGGTGACACTTCGTCTGAGCTACAGTTTTTTTCACTGTCCTCCAAGAGCTGTTACA encodes:
- the LOC136664943 gene encoding amine sulfotransferase-like; this translates as MEKLNEYLSKYKGFIFPTYILSVEHIDSLQNFEIRDSDVFLVTYAKSGTIWTQNIIMSICDSECTDETEFPNNMKKMPWLEYPQGSMDYSTRASPRFFTSHLNTVLMPPGLREKKPKIVYVARNPKDLAVSYFHFCRVWTKLETPRSFEEFLQKFIAGDVGGSSWFDHIRDWYTHRDDFNILFLTYEDMVTDLKTAVEKMSRFLGRDLDAEAVSRVVEKSTFKNMKKDPKANYDFFPEDVIQGKFMRKGTVGDWKNTFTVAQSEMFDEIYQEKMKDLPLKFIWDIE